In Megasphaera vaginalis (ex Bordigoni et al. 2020), a single genomic region encodes these proteins:
- the lpdA gene encoding dihydrolipoyl dehydrogenase, whose protein sequence is MSDTKRRIVVIGGGPGGYVAAIRAAQMGSAVTLIERERIGGTCVNIGCISTKCLLHSAELLETMRKEGPAVGIKADNLSVDFGQVMNHKNDIAKKMGDSIRSLLASYGIDIVEGAAAFTGPGKLALKKVDGTTERMKGDAFIIATGSINDVPPIPGLKESPYCLDSTGALALTELPSSMIVIGGGVIGMELACAYAAFGTQVDVVEAAEQVLPMLDSDITDIAVKNMEKIGVRFHVASPVQSIEGNRVCCKRADGTELTLQADKILVATGRKANTADLDLDACGIKHIRGQIIVTDSMETNIFNVYAIGDCVFDKVRLAHTASAMGEVAAETACGHRVYYNETTNPTCVYVAPEAAVVGLTEKDAKAQGIEYLVGTFPIMGNGKAMILNGGEGLVKILTTPKYKKILGMQIIGPRATDLISEGALAIRLEATVDELISTIHSHPTVTEAVREAALDVLNRTIHMPPKK, encoded by the coding sequence ATGAGTGATACGAAAAGACGAATTGTTGTTATCGGCGGCGGGCCTGGCGGTTATGTGGCGGCGATCCGCGCGGCGCAAATGGGTTCGGCTGTTACCCTGATCGAACGGGAGCGTATTGGCGGGACCTGTGTGAATATCGGTTGCATTTCGACGAAATGCCTGCTCCACAGCGCCGAATTGCTGGAAACGATGCGCAAGGAAGGACCTGCCGTCGGCATTAAAGCGGATAATCTGTCCGTCGATTTTGGACAGGTCATGAACCATAAAAATGATATTGCCAAAAAAATGGGAGACAGTATTCGCTCCCTACTGGCAAGCTATGGCATTGATATCGTCGAAGGGGCGGCAGCCTTCACCGGTCCCGGCAAATTGGCCCTGAAAAAAGTTGACGGCACGACGGAGCGGATGAAGGGCGACGCGTTTATTATCGCAACGGGGTCGATAAATGATGTGCCGCCTATTCCGGGGTTGAAGGAGTCCCCGTATTGTCTCGATTCGACCGGCGCCTTGGCACTGACAGAGCTGCCGTCGTCCATGATTGTTATCGGCGGCGGCGTTATCGGGATGGAACTGGCCTGTGCCTACGCCGCATTCGGAACGCAAGTCGACGTTGTCGAAGCGGCGGAACAGGTTTTGCCGATGCTGGATTCGGATATTACGGATATCGCCGTCAAGAATATGGAGAAAATAGGCGTTCGCTTTCATGTTGCCTCTCCCGTACAGTCCATTGAAGGAAATCGCGTTTGTTGTAAACGCGCCGACGGTACGGAACTGACGCTGCAAGCGGATAAGATTTTGGTGGCGACCGGGCGCAAGGCCAATACGGCCGATCTTGATCTGGACGCTTGCGGGATCAAGCATATACGGGGCCAAATTATCGTGACGGACAGTATGGAAACGAACATTTTCAATGTGTACGCTATCGGGGACTGTGTTTTCGATAAAGTGCGGCTCGCGCATACGGCGTCGGCCATGGGAGAGGTGGCGGCGGAAACGGCTTGCGGCCATCGCGTTTACTATAACGAAACGACGAATCCGACTTGTGTATACGTTGCGCCGGAAGCGGCCGTTGTCGGTTTGACGGAAAAGGATGCAAAGGCGCAGGGAATTGAATATCTTGTCGGCACGTTCCCGATCATGGGCAACGGCAAGGCGATGATCCTGAACGGCGGCGAAGGGTTGGTCAAGATATTGACGACGCCGAAGTACAAGAAGATCCTGGGAATGCAGATCATCGGTCCGCGGGCAACGGATCTGATCAGCGAAGGTGCGCTGGCGATTCGTTTGGAAGCGACGGTAGACGAATTGATTTCCACCATTCATTCACATCCGACGGTGACGGAAGCAGTGCGGGAAGCCGCGTTGGATGTATTGAACAGAACGATTCACATGCCGCCGAAGAAATGA